TTATATCCCCCTCCATAGCCCTCTTTCAAATCCAGCCGGGGTTAAAAAGCTTAGTTACTATAGCGTTTTATCAAGCCATTAGGGAAATCATCGCAGCTATATTGGACCGATCTGTAGCCATATCCTGTGTTACAACGAGAGAAATTGTGTGCAAAGATTTCTGCCTAGAAAGGGATGAAACGCTAATTAGGAAGGCGGCCCATATTATGATTTCATCACTAGCTGGTTCGTTAGCCCTAGTTACGTGTAAAGAACCGCTGCGAATTTCTCTAACGCACCATTTAAGACACTGGCTGGAAAAAACAAGCACGAAGGATTGCAACGACCAGGTTTTAATTGAACAAGTGGTTCAAATTCTAAGTGCAGATAACCTAGAATTAGGTTGCAGTCTAGTCGAACAGGCGGTCATTGAAAAGGCTATCAAAGACATTAATGAAGCGTTGGAACCTACCTTTGTAGCCAGGCAGGTAGCCAAAGAGAACAGAATCGCTCTCCACGATCCCATTCATCTTATgaacacgaaaaaaatgcaactcGAAATCGCTCACTATCTAAAGTTAGGATCGCCTATTACGAATAATCAGCTGCAAGTATATAAGGACTTCCTAAACATAGCCCCGTTGAAAAAACTACACGCCGCTGCAAAGGCGCTGACGAAAgtgtacaaaaatgtgaacgaTGTAAACGATGTGAACGATGTGAATTTGGAGAGTAATCAACAAAGCGGTGGTACCCTCATGCATGCCCTGTTTTCAAGTTCGAACTTacagaagaaggaggaaaaaatagactACCCAAAAAGTATGAACGAGGAGAAGCGAATTGCTAATgaacccccaaatggaaTGCCAAAAGGTGACCCCAAGGTAGTCAGAAAGACCCACACAGATTACAATCCGAATGGTGGTATAAAGACCGAGCAAAGTGTAAGCAGCGCGAAAAGGAATGCGAATGAAAATAGcagcccctccccccaaccGAGCTCCCCATCTGCGGCCCCACAAGCCACAAATTCACAGCTGCATAAAATTCTGAACAAATTAGAACTTGCGACTAACCAGTTGAAAGATGCCGTTAAGGACATCCTCATCCTCCCCCCCATattatttaacataaataaagaaaagccCTCCGATAATGTAAACAAAATGAGCCTTCACATTTTGTATAGCCTGTCCGTGGACGGAAGCATATTTAACCTAATCAAATCCATCCCAGAAATAGCAGCGCTAACACAACATAAAAACGAGACCATCATTTCGTACTCTAATagaatttataaattccTTTTTGAGATTATCCCCCCTAACAGTAATAGAACGCCATGGGTTTATCGATCGAATGACCCGTCTGGCATATACTTGGAAGTATTTCTGTGCATCCTGGAAAAgctgaaaaagaaatgccCCTTGCTGAGAGAACACATAACGGATTTTATCATGTCGGATGATTCTTCCACCCTCTCGAATGATAACTCTCCAAGTTGTAGTAAGCgccttttttccgcttccaacctgctgaaggagaaagaaTCAGACGAtgtagccaaaatgggaagcgaattttcctcccccacgAATAGCAACTCAAATTTGGATGGCCACCAAAATAAGAACGAGTCAGAAGTAAAGAGTCACAATAGAGGAGCGCCCAAGATGAATGCAAATGTGATAGCTGGCTTCATAAGGTACAATCTGGTCAACATgcagaaatataaatattacctTGTAAGGCAACTCAGCACAGACATGTATAGCGTCAACTCAAATGTGGAGTTTGTCATCCTACTGTTgaggaaaattttaatagACTTCCACATTTTCAGGTACAAGGATTTTGAAAgcatatttatcattttgaatAACCTGAAGGAGCAGAACATTTTGACGAAGAaagttttcttcttcaacgACTCCCCCCCTATTGACATCAACGTCGCCATCGAACTGTTGACTGAAGAGGCCAAAAAGAttcaggggaaaaaagatgCCGTCATTTTTTCAGACCTGCTGCACGTTTATGAGGAGTATTTAAAGAGCGACGATGAGCGTAACGTGAGTGATGGGCGTGACCAGCATGCCGTACCGAGAGGTGCCTACACAGATCAGACGATGCTGCGAATCGGGATGGACAGGAGTGCCACCGATGcggaggcgaaaaagggaCAACCGCCAGGGAGCCAAGTGCAAAATGGCAGAAATTGGCAACACGCGCAGGGAGAAGGTGGATCCAGGGGGGACGATGGATCGTATTACTCCAGTGAGACACTAAAGGGAAGAGAAACGAATGGAAGCACATTCGATTTGAAATGCGCAAGGACAAATAACAACTTCCACCTgaacgaattaaaaaaaagcgagtTGCTGAAAAACCCACtggaatattttaaaagggaCTATAACCAATTAAGTGAAGACCTTTTAAGCGCCCTAATTGAGGAGCAACATTTCGATAAAATTCAAGACGAACTGAAGAGCGTCGACAACTTTGGTCTCCTAGACATGGAGGGCGTCAAGGTGCACACTGTGGAAGATGTGCGCCTGCGCGAGAAaggcgaaaaggagaagtcgGCCCTCAGTACGCGCACCAGCACCAACAATAAGAGCAACATAGACGGAATAGCGATAAATCAGATGAACCAGGAAAACAGAGCAAATGCGCATATATGCCACTCCAAGAGACAGGCGAAAAGGGAATACAAGAAAAAcctaaaaattttaatggaCCCTGAATATATAACCACCCTGACGCAGATAATCGATTTCTGCCTGAACACGGACTGGAATATACtgcagaaaagaaaaaataataagtaCTTCAAAGATAAAGGGGTGGGAGGTATTAGAGTAGTCCCAAAACCGCAGAAGATCCCAAAGCAACATGAACAGATcattagcattttttttttccagtggATAAAACTAATCAACCTTAAGAATGTGGAAAACCCTAACCAGAGTTACGTTAAGTTTTTCCAAAACATATCCAACCAAGGATTGCTACGAATTGATAATAACACAGATAACTTCTTTGCCGTGTGCATTTACAAAGCTGTCGAAGGAGGGACCTCCATTAGCACCGTCAACTCGAGTGGCCACATCGtggaaagggggaaaaccacCAACGTGTTAGATAAAGCCCACACTGCAAATGGAAACAGAGGGTCCAACTATCCTGGTGGTGCAATTTATGGGCAGCAAAACGGTGACTCTTCCCTAACGTCGCAGAAGAGAGAATtcgcaaatgggggaagcgatCCCATACAAGGGGGACCCATCCAAGGGGACAATAACAACCCCAACGGAGTATACCCCCCCAGTGGCGAAACCaaaagcggtggaggaaacGAAGAATCGCCCCACTTGCACAGAAACAAAGcgataaacaaaaatgaagaagatgacGCACAACGATTTGACAAAATTGGCAGACACGCAGAACAGACTAGTAGCGACGAAACGAAAGAAccaagagaaaaaaacaacaacagcagcagcaaatGTTCCCAAGCTTCTGATGAAAATCGCTCCTACATAGAATCAACAAACTTAACTTTCTATTCTAATATGTCCAATGATGGGCACTCTCATTCAGATGACGAAGAAGAATCCTGCCTGGACTCTTCATCAAGAAGGCAGAGGACCACAAAACAGAtgcaggtgaaaaaaagcgaaatgtTGAGGAACTTATCCTCTGCCATCAACGGATCGGCTGACGTAGACTTTGCGTCACACTGTGAAAACGAATTTGACAAATCGGAGACCCATTTTgaggtgaagaggaggaacgGTGGTGGTAGTCCAAATGAAATGGCTGTTTCTCACTTGAGGGGCAGTTACAAGCACGGAAGTGGGGTCGAGTCggacgaagcggaagaagaggaagaagaggaagaaacggGAGACACGGAAGACTCGGAAGAAACGGAAGAAACGGAGGATGAACTGGATGAGCAGCTAGACGAAGCAGAAGTGGGTGTTGAGTTAGAAGCGGACGATGAGATAGAAGCGGATGTTGAGATAGAAGCGGATGGTGAGATAGAAGCGGATGTTGAGTTAGAAGCGGATGTTGAGATAGAAGCGGATGGTGAGATAGAAGCGGATGTTGAGTTAGAAGCGGATGATGAGATAGAAGCGGAAGAGCCGGGGGAGGAACACCACGGGAGCGACGcagacgaagaggaggaagacgacgaGGAAGACGATGTGGTGGTGCAGAGCGACGGGGAGGGAGAAACGCAAATTGAGAGCGACGAGGAAGACGAAACGgatgtggaggaggaagaagcagacgaagcggacgaagcGGATGAAGCGGGTGAAGCGGGTGAAACggacgaggaggacgaaACGGAGGTCGAGGACGGCCATCACGGCGACCGCGCCAGTGAGAGTTACGAggtggaagcggaagagcagcagcagcagttAGGGGAGGGCGAGGAAGAAGCCAGCAAGGAAGGCGACGAGGTAGAAGCCAGCGAGGAAGCCCACGTGGAAGATTCCCAGAGCAGCGGCGAGAGCGACGATGAGGACGTCTACCACTACCACTGCGACCTGCGCGACCGCTACGCCTGCGGACAGCCGGAGGGGGGCAACCAGCCCGGAGGAGGCATCTCCACTGCAGAACAGCCGGTGAGACTGGAAGGAAATTTCCACGTGGATGACACGATTGACGCTCTTTCGTTGGATGGCCTGGCGAAAATGATCATCTGCATGATGAAGCTAGTCGACACGCAGCAAATCTCGCCATTCATTCTGTTTCAAAAGGTGATGAACGTATTTTGTAGAATCGTAGTGAAGGAGTCCAGAAGGAATAAAAGGAACTTCAACCAGAGACCCTACTTCCGCCTCTTCCTATCCATCCTAGtcgaaataaataaaaacgaaaaatacTTTGAGCAGTCATACAATAAGTTAATCCTAGCCTTGGGGTATTACCTCTGTATTTTGAACCCCTTGCGTATCCCCACATTTATTTTCGCCTGGCTAGAATTGATAAGCCACAAATTGTTTCTGCCCAAAATATTGAAAACGTCCAAGGGGTGGTGCATATACAACAAGTTACTAATTTATTTGCTAGAATTTCTTTACGTGTTTTTGAAGAATGCATATTTAACTCCCCCCATAAAAATAATCTACAGAGGGACACTCAGAATGTTGCTAATTTTGCTGCACGATTTTCCAGAGTTCCTTTGTGTGTAcaatttctccttttgtaATTCCATCCCGTTGAATTGTGTCCAATTGAGGAACCTAATCCTGTCTGCTTTTCCAAGAAATTTGAAGCTACCCCATCCGTTTTACCCCAATTTGAAAGTAGACCTCCTGCCAGAAATGAAAGTCGTCCCAGTGATCCTAAACAACTTCACATTTATTCTAATTgattataatataaagaaaGACGTGGATGATTATTTCGTCAGCAGAAATGTCAcctgcttaaaaaaaatgcatcaaAAATTGCTCAtcagaaataaaatgaaagctttatatttaaaaaccaAGTACAACATAGCCTTGATAAATGCCCTAGTGCTGTACATTGGTATGTCCCTCCCCTCGCAGATACTAATGATTGACAAGGTTTCAGAGTCCCACCCCGCATTGGAAATAATTCTACACCTGACTTATAGGCTAGACATGGAAGGGAGATATTACTTGCTCTCCTCCATCGCCAACCATTTGAGATACCCCAATGCGCATACGCACTACTTCTCTTGTCTCCTCCTCTGgatttttaacatttccaaaatggaagtGGTAAATGAGCAGATTACTGGCATTCTGCTAGAGAGACTGATAGTGCATAGGCCTCACCCCTGGGGACTTCTAATCACCTTCATCGAGCTTATCAAAAACCCCATCTTCAAATTCTGGCAGTGCTCCTTTGTGCATGTTAACCCGGAGATAGAAAAACTGTTTCAGTCCATCGCGCACTCGTGTTTGGTCAACCAGATGGAGCACTTCAGCGGGGTCGCCGCGGTTGGGGCGGTTGCGGCGGTTGCGGCGGATGGATCAGCGGGCGGCGTTAACGCAGTTAGCGCAGTTGGCCCAGTTGGCCCCGTTGGCGGCGCCAATCAGGGCACCTCTTCCACGCACACGACGAGCGACGTGAACCCTGTCAGTGCGAggagtccccccccctgcaacGACCGTAGCAACGCAGACTTGAAAATGTATACCCTTCCAAATGAGCCACATGCGAATAAAATCATGCCCAATTCCCATCACCACAACCAAGGCAGCAGCACCAGCAGCAGCATCACAAATAGGTACACCCAAAAACATGAGCACTCCGCAAATGGAAGCATCGCCATGAATAACCACTTCGCCCATGGCAGTAACGATGACCTTTTCAGGAACGCAATGAGTGGCGACCACCTAAATGGTTATGCAGCAAAAGGTAACGCCTACCCTAGTGTGTGTGAACAACAACCCGCTAGGGTTCATCCCAATATGTTAAGGAGTCACATCAGCTATAATGACAGCAGTTCGATCGATACGGATAATTATAGCCTGCCCAACAACCGCGTCGCCCAGAGGAACCACCCCCTCAGTGGGTATGCCGCCCCTCCCCATGTAGCTGCAGAAAGTAACAACCGCAATGATTTTTACCACCCACAAAATTTACACCACTTGCTTGCTAAAAGTAATAAAGCCCTAGATATTGATGGTCAGAGCGATTTCGGAGAAATGCAAAGGGGAGTGCCCAATGGCAGTCTTAGTGCCAACGACAGTGGAAGGAGTGCAGCACCCCCCGTTAGGGGTATCCATGGAACCATGGGAAGTGGCACAAATGTGGGGTTCCATGGAGGCTTCCACCCGAACCGAAACCTCATCAGCACCAACGTGAGTCTCAATTCGCGCAACCACAGCGTGGAGAGTTTGATCAATCTGACGAATTACGCCGACCTGAAAAACGTCAGCAGTAATGCAAACCACGGCGGGCATTGAAGCGACAATGTAGGATGGGGACGCCCATCCGAAGGAAGGTATGCCTCTGTGTGGAAGTACCCACAAAGGAGGTGAAGCCCCTCCCCATGGTAGAAGCAGGGCGGAACACTCATTACCACAATAAGGCGCGCCTTACAGCAGCACttgttttgctttccccccattaataggaaagaaaaaaaaaaaaacatagcaTAGTATAACGTAACATAGCGTAACGTAACATAACCGCGTTGCCATTACGCTCTACACCATTGAAACTCCCTGCGCGCACATTCACACGTGCCGCTTTTCCCCACATGGCGATCCAAGCCGCACGAGGGCGTGTACTTAACACTGGGCAGGGTTACTTATAACCCCTCCAGGGaactattttttcccacaagattttttccatattgCATTTACCCAAACATGTGCCTTTTGCAGTCGTAATACCCATTTGTACgattaaaaaagggagtttatttcccccccttttttgcaactcaCTTTTTATTGTCCTtccttttgaattttttccttccattctttgcttccccctttttttgtcctttttaacaaacgtgtgcttggaaaaaaaattaaaataaaattccaaATGGACAGCACATCGTGCGcggcatttattttattcttttgcCGTTTAATTACCAAATTAAAACTTCATTTTTGATAAGTGTTAACAATTCAGAAGCGTTGTGgagaaagttaaaaaaaaaggtgagtgaaacaaaaaaggagtcacCCTAAAATTGGCGTTTAATCCACGgggctgcttccccccgttgTGGCATCAGCACTTGTTCGTTTAAAACAAACTATCACACGCTGGTCCAGGCTGTGCGTAGTGCTTATTTGTGGACGGCCCAAACTGCTCAATTTTCACCAAGGAACGATCACGCGGGGTGGAGGCCATACTCAGCAAAATTTCATCCACCTCTTCACCCCTGCGAAGTGggcacttttttctttcgcgtGTCTCTTTACCTCCTCCGCGAAATGCAAACATGCACATATAACACGAGTGCACACGCGCATGTACACATTCACCTCACATATGAAGGCTAAACCAAAGCGTCATTTAATTCGTTGCGGGTAAATCTCCATTCCATTCGTTTGacctccttttcttccccttccttgcagtccttcttcctccccaccTCATTATGGAAAATACAAACCCAttcgaatttaaaaaggtggaCAAGCTAAACCTGGACAAGTACAATGTCCCCCCGTTCTTCGAGGAAATCCTTTCCGAGTTCATCGCCAAATTAGTGAAGACCCATCCGGACAATGCGTACCTCTTTGCGCTCAATTATTTTGATGATAAATTGAAGGAGCACCACTGACACTGTTTtgaattcccttttttgtggcattttaatgattttaaaatccaaggaaggggaagagtGCTTCCTCCTTTACCGCCTCACATC
The DNA window shown above is from Plasmodium vivax chromosome 9, whole genome shotgun sequence and carries:
- a CDS encoding hypothetical protein, conserved (encoded by transcript PVX_090875A) translates to MNNNFNINVQVDSAFLSEHEVEVNGYFAKLYTGEITVDTMIEIMKSLSCCPKGSKNNDVYKSMLLILFNECRFFPKYPSEELDTTAQLFGKLVKHNLLLSYGNTLAVALRCILEALKKGNDSKMFIFGITALEQFEDSLICYPSFLSSLIELTTLRQYNLQYVIHCSNLLSTLPEHFRSLPYIDASTILKIKHLAEIGANSSTTDANMSQASNEDLRKISPHNAHNLKNVNNLISSMGIAMGSGLVENANVNNNLSAASSCSSNNNNSALANALSSMLKANSANLTSDNVLSYISDLLPNNSSLLHHHPHLQASQHVNLQASQHVNLQANLQASQHVNLQANLQASQHINPHANLQANLQASQHINPHASQHINLQPSQHINPHASPHTLGRTDHLFKNKNISDNLNSNYNVNINSFSSPVKNQNITSNVNLLNGDKLSTPFGASNQLYANRSYVPPNGSNQMNRVLTSQGNQFNLGGREIVSLSNASILNDHAGEIGVSSMVDASKYASTPEGIKRPNVNLGGDKGDGIGMSSSVGIGNNLASGNPLSSRDKEEQLCQMMESFYDRVQVKLPPNLSLNNIGGFGLGQIECLMDNTELTKNIIVPSSLIIGEVFSIFNTLCSFNIDEKIKILKEVMQPEHYSWLAFYIVKSRASKEVNLHEVFLEFIDKLSYPMLIDTIINMTYDCILILFKYINELKEVSAFKTVLKNLGSWLGFITLGRNRPLKSKILDLKLVLFEAYEKGCLVCILPMVCRILESIKLSKNFKPPNPWTTTMLCLLTEIHELPNVKTYTIFEVEILFKNLALDIHAFQNKTTLLSKRSVAQNRKSELLIPKGGNNNQESSTALPVSEDLKNLPRREGLTSAINTHMGRVEGALTMNHRMEEFENAAKITAREIPSSVPNNARPSTRFIPEKVEYTRRNNNLPSYNADYVDSEWSKDDGERIDALTNDMTLVSTFSPPDISLINASYHKKVAGSGGKNVNAMGEQYAPSVSYATGANYDASATYEGSSIHPRNANYDGSASHLGNANYYDSNAEYYENGAEYYDGAANYDGAANYDGAANYDGAANYDGAANYDGTAAYYDSNDNMDIPDISIDNNLINNKINSSKFLQSLNSAVIISPSIALFQIQPGLKSLVTIAFYQAIREIIAAILDRSVAISCVTTREIVCKDFCLERDETLIRKAAHIMISSLAGSLALVTCKEPLRISLTHHLRHWLEKTSTKDCNDQVLIEQVVQILSADNLELGCSLVEQAVIEKAIKDINEALEPTFVARQVAKENRIALHDPIHLMNTKKMQLEIAHYLKLGSPITNNQLQVYKDFLNIAPLKKLHAAAKALTKVYKNVNDVNDVNDVNLESNQQSGGTLMHALFSSSNLQKKEEKIDYPKSMNEEKRIANEPPNGMPKGDPKVVRKTHTDYNPNGGIKTEQSVSSAKRNANENSSPSPQPSSPSAAPQATNSQLHKILNKLELATNQLKDAVKDILILPPILFNINKEKPSDNVNKMSLHILYSLSVDGSIFNLIKSIPEIAALTQHKNETIISYSNRIYKFLFEIIPPNSNRTPWVYRSNDPSGIYLEVFLCILEKLKKKCPLLREHITDFIMSDDSSTLSNDNSPSCSKRLFSASNLLKEKESDDVAKMGSEFSSPTNSNSNLDGHQNKNESEVKSHNRGAPKMNANVIAGFIRYNLVNMQKYKYYLVRQLSTDMYSVNSNVEFVILLLRKILIDFHIFRYKDFESIFIILNNLKEQNILTKKVFFFNDSPPIDINVAIELLTEEAKKIQGKKDAVIFSDLLHVYEEYLKSDDERNVSDGRDQHAVPRGAYTDQTMLRIGMDRSATDAEAKKGQPPGSQVQNGRNWQHAQGEGGSRGDDGSYYSSETLKGRETNGSTFDLKCARTNNNFHLNELKKSELLKNPLEYFKRDYNQLSEDLLSALIEEQHFDKIQDELKSVDNFGLLDMEGVKVHTVEDVRLREKGEKEKSALSTRTSTNNKSNIDGIAINQMNQENRANAHICHSKRQAKREYKKNLKILMDPEYITTLTQIIDFCLNTDWNILQKRKNNKYFKDKGVGGIRVVPKPQKIPKQHEQIISIFFFQWIKLINLKNVENPNQSYVKFFQNISNQGLLRIDNNTDNFFAVCIYKAVEGGTSISTVNSSGHIVERGKTTNVLDKAHTANGNRGSNYPGGAIYGQQNGDSSLTSQKREFANGGSDPIQGGPIQGDNNNPNGVYPPSGETKSGGGNEESPHLHRNKAINKNEEDDAQRFDKIGRHAEQTSSDETKEPREKNNNSSSKCSQASDENRSYIESTNLTFYSNMSNDGHSHSDDEEESCLDSSSRRQRTTKQMQVKKSEMLRNLSSAINGSADVDFASHCENEFDKSETHFEVKRRNGGGSPNEMAVSHLRGSYKHGSGVESDEAEEEEEEEETGDTEDSEETEETEDELDEQLDEAEVGVELEADDEIEADVEIEADGEIEADVELEADVEIEADGEIEADVELEADDEIEAEEPGEEHHGSDADEEEEDDEEDDVVVQSDGEGETQIESDEEDETDVEEEEADEADEADEAGEAGETDEEDETEVEDGHHGDRASESYEVEAEEQQQQLGEGEEEASKEGDEVEASEEAHVEDSQSSGESDDEDVYHYHCDLRDRYACGQPEGGNQPGGGISTAEQPVRLEGNFHVDDTIDALSLDGLAKMIICMMKLVDTQQISPFILFQKVMNVFCRIVVKESRRNKRNFNQRPYFRLFLSILVEINKNEKYFEQSYNKLILALGYYLCILNPLRIPTFIFAWLELISHKLFLPKILKTSKGWCIYNKLLIYLLEFLYVFLKNAYLTPPIKIIYRGTLRMLLILLHDFPEFLCVYNFSFCNSIPLNCVQLRNLILSAFPRNLKLPHPFYPNLKVDLLPEMKVVPVILNNFTFILIDYNIKKDVDDYFVSRNVTCLKKMHQKLLIRNKMKALYLKTKYNIALINALVLYIGMSLPSQILMIDKVSESHPALEIILHLTYRLDMEGRYYLLSSIANHLRYPNAHTHYFSCLLLWIFNISKMEVVNEQITGILLERLIVHRPHPWGLLITFIELIKNPIFKFWQCSFVHVNPEIEKLFQSIAHSCLVNQMEHFSGVAAVGAVAAVAADGSAGGVNAVSAVGPVGPVGGANQGTSSTHTTSDVNPVSARSPPPCNDRSNADLKMYTLPNEPHANKIMPNSHHHNQGSSTSSSITNRYTQKHEHSANGSIAMNNHFAHGSNDDLFRNAMSGDHLNGYAAKGNAYPSVCEQQPARVHPNMLRSHISYNDSSSIDTDNYSLPNNRVAQRNHPLSGYAAPPHVAAESNNRNDFYHPQNLHHLLAKSNKALDIDGQSDFGEMQRGVPNGSLSANDSGRSAAPPVRGIHGTMGSGTNVGFHGGFHPNRNLISTNVSLNSRNHSVESLINLTNYADLKNVSILLPPHLIMENTNPFEFKKVDKLNLDKYNVPPFFEEILSEFIAKLVKTHPDNAYLFALNYFDDKLKEHH